The following are encoded in a window of Vigna unguiculata cultivar IT97K-499-35 chromosome 8, ASM411807v1, whole genome shotgun sequence genomic DNA:
- the LOC114193528 gene encoding exosome complex component RRP43-like: MGLPNASEDLSSEMEVDAFRRLFPLRYFERHLAESIRPDGRPLGKSRETSIFLGAVSTANGSALVKIGSTTMLTAIKMEVMTPSLESPDEGCLAVDFFMPPICSPIVRPGRPAEASPVVSKQLSDTISSSRMIDLKELSLVSGKAAWMTYLDIYCLDADGALFDAALLSAVAALSHLQIPAVAMNDDGKIVLVSDEDGQNQAQEPVNKEKRKLTLRSIPFSLTCILHKNYILADPTAEEESIVETHLTIVLDTSGQLISLYKPGGSVLAYTSSVQDCVALTRQRVKELKSLLDKENSAMEV; this comes from the exons ATGGGATTACCAAATGCTTCTGAGGACTTGTCATCGGAGATGGAGGTTGATGCCTTTCGGCGCCTTTTTCCACTTCGTTATTTTGAGCGTCATCTTGCCGAATCAATAAGGCCTGATGGTAGACCACTTGGAAAAAGCAGAGAAACAAGTATTTTTCTTG GTGCTGTTTCGACTGCTAATGGGTCAGCTCTAGTGAAGATTGGATCAACT ACTATGTTGACTGCTATCAAAATGGAGGTTATGACCCCCTCCTTGGAGTCACCGGATGAGGGCTGTCTAG CTGTTGATTTCTTCATGCCTCCAATTTGTTCTCCAATTGTTAGGCCTGGCAGGCCTGCTGAAGCATCACCAGTGGTGTCAAAGCAATTGTCTGACACCATTTCAAG TTCTAGAATGATTGATTTGAAAGAATTGTCTCTGGTTAGTGGAAAAGCTGCATGGATGACTTACCTG GATATCTATTGTTTGGATGCTGATGGTGCTCTTTTTGATGCTGCATTACTTTCTGCTGTTGCTGCTTTATCTCATT TGCAAATTCCTGCTGTTGCCATGAATGATGATGGCAAAATAGTACTTGTGTCTGATGAAGATGGACAAAACCAAGCACAGGAGCCAGTCAATAAGGAAAAGAGGAAGCTTACATTAAGAAGCATTCCGTTCTCATTAACATGCATACTTCACAAGAATTACATCTTGGCAGATCCTACTGCAGAAGAAGAATCCATTGTGGAAACACATTTGACAATAGTTTTGGATACATCTGGCCAACTAATATCACTTTACAAGCCTGGTGGGTCGGTTCTTGCCTATACTTCGTCTGTCCAG GACTGTGTAGCATTAACCCGGCAAAGAGTAAAGGAACTAAAAAGCCTCTTAGACAAAGAAAATTCTGCTATGGAGGTTTGA